Proteins from one Gimesia maris genomic window:
- a CDS encoding DUF1501 domain-containing protein, giving the protein MKQQSISAPHSRRHFLASGSMGIGSLALSWLLNQEQALANPAANRPDLNQPALEKQQFDLTVKPTHHPPRAKAMISMFMQGGPSHLDMFDPKPMLQKYDGKKFPGDIKYDNAAQASSKVLGSPWKFSKHGECGTELSELVPGLSEVVDDIVLMRSMHTSVNNHGQSIYAMHSGRILPGRPTLGSWLTYGLGAESENLPAYIAMVDPGGAPVLGVDNWTNGWLPSLYQGTVIRPKEPRILNLNAPPHLSGKAQEKYLDFLGNLNQRHLNQHPGEDDLSARIASYELAAKMQTAAGEALDLSKETKATQAMYGIDDPTSAEFGKRCLISRRLIERGVRFVQIMTGNQTWDHHTSMRTSLPRACKRVDVPAAGLVKDLKQRGLLDETLVHWGGEMGRLPVIQNDAGMAKQGRDHNTYGFSMWLAGGGLKGGMTYGETDDFGHHAIKDKVSHSDYHATLMHLFGLDAERLTFTRNGAPQTLIDGQENRVVKEIIA; this is encoded by the coding sequence ATGAAACAACAATCGATTTCAGCTCCTCATTCCAGACGACATTTTCTGGCATCCGGTTCCATGGGCATCGGCTCGCTGGCTCTCTCCTGGTTATTGAACCAGGAACAGGCACTCGCCAATCCTGCTGCCAACCGACCAGATCTCAATCAACCAGCGCTGGAAAAGCAGCAATTTGACCTGACCGTCAAACCCACGCACCATCCTCCCCGTGCTAAAGCCATGATTTCCATGTTCATGCAGGGCGGCCCCAGTCATCTGGATATGTTCGATCCCAAACCGATGCTCCAGAAATACGATGGCAAGAAATTTCCCGGCGACATCAAGTACGATAACGCTGCCCAGGCCAGTTCGAAAGTACTGGGCAGTCCCTGGAAGTTCAGCAAACACGGAGAGTGCGGTACCGAACTGTCGGAACTCGTTCCCGGTTTATCTGAAGTCGTCGACGATATCGTCCTGATGCGATCAATGCACACCAGCGTGAACAACCATGGCCAGTCGATTTATGCGATGCACAGTGGCCGCATCCTGCCTGGACGTCCTACGCTGGGAAGCTGGCTGACCTACGGACTGGGGGCCGAGTCGGAAAATCTGCCCGCTTACATTGCAATGGTTGATCCCGGCGGCGCACCTGTGCTCGGCGTCGATAACTGGACCAATGGCTGGTTACCTTCACTCTACCAGGGAACCGTGATTCGACCCAAGGAACCCCGCATTCTGAATCTGAATGCCCCGCCTCACCTGAGCGGCAAAGCGCAGGAAAAATATCTCGACTTCCTCGGTAATCTGAATCAACGTCATTTGAATCAACATCCGGGTGAAGACGATCTTTCGGCACGGATTGCCAGTTACGAACTGGCAGCCAAAATGCAGACCGCGGCTGGGGAAGCTTTGGATCTGAGCAAGGAAACCAAAGCGACCCAGGCCATGTACGGGATTGATGATCCCACCTCAGCCGAATTCGGAAAACGCTGCCTGATTTCCCGTCGCCTGATTGAGCGGGGCGTACGTTTTGTACAAATCATGACCGGAAACCAGACCTGGGACCATCATACCAGCATGCGAACTTCGTTACCTCGCGCCTGCAAACGAGTTGATGTTCCCGCAGCCGGCCTGGTGAAAGATCTCAAACAGCGTGGTCTGCTCGACGAAACCCTCGTTCACTGGGGCGGAGAAATGGGGCGTCTGCCTGTGATTCAGAATGATGCGGGTATGGCCAAGCAGGGCCGCGATCATAACACTTACGGCTTCAGCATGTGGCTCGCCGGTGGCGGTTTGAAGGGGGGCATGACCTACGGCGAAACCGATGATTTCGGTCATCATGCCATTAAAGATAAGGTCAGTCACAGTGATTACCACGCAACGCTGATGCATCTGTTTGGTCTGGATGCCGAACGCTTAACCTTCACCCGCAATGGTGCACCGCAGACACTGATTGACGGGCAGGAAAACCGCGTGGTGAAAGAAATCATTGCCTGA
- a CDS encoding prolyl oligopeptidase family serine peptidase yields the protein MLFYQKHLVKFTIAFLICLTLLPSLTKADGPKDNIPDQVRRIPGLGVEVPAAQRQQLEQGLAKLKASLDQLKKNKDARIKALIPDVEIYHRAVRCALAYQEFFHEREIGTGLNLLKQGQERADQLLKGEAPWTRQTGLVVRGYISKIDQTVQPYGLVIPDNYTFSDKSDYRCDLWFHGRGERLSEVNFINQQQRSRGQYTPADTIVLHPYGRYSNAFKFAGEIDVLEALEATKQNYRIDDDRVSVRGFSMGGAACWQFAVHYADRWFAANPGAGFSETPLFLKVFQEEKLKPTWYEKKLWQMYDCPGYALNLFQCPTVAYSGEIDKQKQAADVMELALEKVGIDMVHIIGPDTAHKIHPDSKIIIEEKMDSLARVGRQRVPATIHLVAYTLKYNRMAWVTLDAMQEEWKQAQIDARLLSGNRVEVKTENVTAFTLKMAAGESPLDMTQPVTVQVNGMKLEAPRPMSDRSWEVSFHKSGDGWQVGPATYEPGQLVKKHNLQGPIDDAFMDSFIFVSPSGTCASPTVDKWVKSEMQHAVVHWRQQFRGDARVMKDVEITDKEIASSNLVLWGDPQSNQLIKKIAAKLPIQWTADSIIVGDKQFPADHHAPVLIFPNPLNPEKYVVLNSGFTYREYAYLNNARQVPMLPDWAIIDLRTPAGSQYPGKVVDANFFDEFWRLK from the coding sequence ATGCTTTTCTATCAAAAACATCTTGTCAAATTTACAATCGCATTCCTGATTTGCCTGACTCTCCTTCCCAGCCTGACGAAAGCGGACGGCCCTAAAGATAACATTCCGGATCAGGTTCGACGTATCCCCGGCCTGGGAGTCGAAGTTCCGGCAGCTCAACGGCAGCAGTTGGAACAGGGACTGGCTAAACTCAAAGCCTCACTGGATCAACTCAAAAAAAACAAAGACGCCCGCATCAAAGCGTTGATTCCCGATGTGGAAATCTATCATCGCGCGGTCAGGTGTGCTCTGGCATATCAGGAGTTCTTTCACGAACGGGAAATCGGAACGGGTCTGAATCTGCTGAAACAGGGACAGGAACGGGCCGACCAGCTGTTAAAAGGAGAAGCCCCCTGGACGCGTCAGACAGGACTGGTCGTGCGGGGCTATATTTCCAAAATCGATCAGACCGTGCAGCCCTACGGACTGGTCATTCCGGACAATTACACGTTTTCGGATAAGAGCGATTATCGCTGCGATCTCTGGTTTCATGGGCGCGGAGAGCGGTTGAGTGAAGTCAATTTCATTAATCAGCAGCAACGGTCCCGTGGACAGTACACGCCCGCGGATACCATCGTGCTGCATCCTTATGGCCGTTATTCCAATGCATTCAAATTTGCTGGGGAAATTGATGTGCTCGAAGCACTGGAAGCGACAAAGCAGAATTACCGCATCGACGACGATCGCGTTTCTGTCCGTGGGTTTTCCATGGGAGGCGCTGCCTGCTGGCAGTTCGCCGTACATTACGCCGACCGCTGGTTCGCCGCCAACCCGGGAGCCGGCTTCTCGGAAACGCCGCTGTTTCTCAAGGTCTTCCAGGAGGAAAAGCTGAAGCCGACCTGGTACGAAAAGAAATTATGGCAGATGTATGACTGTCCCGGCTATGCCCTTAACCTGTTTCAGTGTCCGACGGTCGCCTACAGTGGTGAAATTGACAAACAGAAGCAGGCCGCCGATGTGATGGAACTGGCGCTGGAAAAAGTGGGCATCGACATGGTGCACATTATCGGCCCCGATACCGCGCATAAAATTCACCCGGATTCCAAAATCATCATCGAGGAGAAAATGGATTCCCTGGCGCGGGTCGGCCGCCAGCGCGTGCCAGCAACCATCCATCTGGTCGCCTATACGCTGAAATACAACCGTATGGCGTGGGTCACGCTGGATGCGATGCAGGAAGAATGGAAACAGGCCCAGATTGACGCCCGGCTGCTGAGCGGGAATCGCGTTGAGGTCAAAACGGAAAACGTGACCGCCTTTACCCTGAAAATGGCAGCCGGTGAATCGCCGCTGGATATGACACAGCCAGTGACCGTGCAGGTGAACGGGATGAAGCTGGAAGCGCCCCGCCCGATGTCTGACCGATCCTGGGAAGTCTCATTTCACAAATCGGGTGACGGCTGGCAGGTGGGACCTGCCACTTACGAACCCGGACAGCTGGTGAAGAAACATAATCTGCAGGGACCGATTGACGATGCCTTTATGGATTCGTTTATTTTCGTCTCCCCTTCCGGCACGTGTGCCTCACCGACTGTTGATAAGTGGGTCAAGTCCGAGATGCAGCATGCGGTCGTGCACTGGCGTCAGCAGTTCCGCGGCGATGCCCGTGTGATGAAAGATGTAGAGATCACCGATAAAGAGATCGCGTCCAGTAACCTCGTTCTGTGGGGCGATCCCCAGAGTAACCAGCTCATTAAAAAGATTGCCGCTAAGTTACCGATTCAATGGACGGCGGATTCCATCATCGTGGGTGACAAGCAGTTCCCGGCGGATCACCATGCTCCCGTGCTGATCTTCCCGAATCCGTTGAACCCTGAAAAATACGTGGTACTCAACAGCGGATTCACGTATCGCGAATATGCTTACCTGAATAATGCCCGGCAGGTACCAATGCTGCCCGACTGGGCGATTATCGATTTGCGGACTCCTGCGGGCAGTCAATATCCGGGGAAAGTCGTCGATGCAAACTTCTTTGACGAATTCTGGCGTTTAAAATAA
- a CDS encoding PSD1 and planctomycete cytochrome C domain-containing protein encodes MIGRLFLASLFFASICLNSTSAAESADQTAKLSFENDVRKILKVHCLHCHGENGEMEGSLDLRLKRFMLKGGDSGPAIVPGKSDQSELIARIEAGEMPPEGKPMPDAELAILKQWVNQGAHNIRPEPETIGPDYVAPEDQAFWSFQPVKNYPVPKVKQPTLVKQPVDAFLLSKLEAKDLTFTSQADKTILARRAFYDLIGLPPTPEELKQFLDDKSPDAYEKLIDRLLASPHYGERWGRHWLDVAGYADSEGYNNKDQERPWAFRYRDYVIRAFNNDKPYDQFLKEQLAGDEMVKPPYHKLSPEEMEKLVATGFLRMAPDGTGSNPAEKEVAKNQVIIDTVDIVSSSILGMTIACAQCHDHKYDPIPQNDYYRFRAIFEPALDWKSWRTPVSRRISIMSDEDRKVANELEAEAKKVLAERSELVKKFIDRTLERELMDVPEDKRDAMRTAYKTSGKERSKEQVAMLKEYPRINRLSAGSLYLYDRTLQEQSGKAAQKAKELAKTLVEKIEKETLEKIPTDKKALALAAKKAEVKNRTEAQKQLLAEFPALLVSVSNLEKFDPKGAAEIKHLKEESKRLSELKTTKILTEYSNKATAIRDKKPKEEFIRVLTEVPGKVPKTFFFNRGDFEQPKHELQPAGLTVIKSNLKKPVEIPSVNKDIPTTGRRLAYANYITNGQHPLTARVFVNRLWLHHFGKGIVASPTDFGKLGIPPTHLELLDWLANDFVTNGWKIKRMHKMLMTSTAYMQSSQRSDDYDVADPDNLLYGHMPVRRLEAETIRDSIIAVTGKLKTELYGEPVPVKEDEVGQIVVGLANVDSAGRQKKNLKMDDRKFRRSIYVTVSRSKPLAVLDMFDAPKMEPNCEKRSSSTVAPQSLLMMNSAFMVENAELFAERLLKEKAGNKAEQVKLAWILTFGKEPSAEEVQQSVDFIDSQLPQFKDNKNAAGKTPEQLALATFCQALLSSNAFLYVD; translated from the coding sequence ATGATCGGGCGACTTTTCCTGGCGTCTTTGTTTTTCGCTTCTATCTGTCTGAATTCAACATCAGCGGCTGAATCTGCAGACCAGACTGCGAAACTTTCGTTTGAAAACGATGTGCGCAAAATCCTCAAAGTTCACTGCCTACATTGTCATGGCGAGAATGGCGAGATGGAAGGCAGCCTGGACCTGCGTCTCAAACGGTTCATGCTCAAAGGCGGCGACAGTGGCCCGGCGATCGTGCCCGGTAAAAGCGATCAGAGTGAATTGATTGCCCGGATTGAAGCCGGTGAAATGCCCCCCGAAGGCAAACCGATGCCGGATGCAGAACTGGCTATTCTCAAACAATGGGTCAATCAGGGCGCCCACAACATCCGACCTGAACCGGAAACCATCGGACCCGATTACGTGGCCCCCGAAGATCAGGCATTCTGGTCCTTCCAGCCCGTGAAGAATTATCCGGTTCCCAAGGTCAAACAGCCCACGCTGGTCAAACAGCCCGTTGATGCTTTCCTGCTGTCGAAGCTGGAAGCGAAAGATCTCACATTTACTTCGCAGGCGGATAAAACGATTCTGGCCCGTCGTGCCTTTTACGATCTGATTGGCTTGCCTCCTACGCCGGAAGAACTCAAACAGTTTCTGGACGACAAGAGCCCGGACGCCTATGAAAAGCTGATTGACCGCCTGCTGGCTTCCCCGCATTATGGCGAACGCTGGGGCCGACACTGGCTGGATGTCGCCGGTTATGCCGACTCCGAAGGTTACAACAATAAAGATCAGGAGCGTCCCTGGGCATTCCGTTACCGCGATTATGTCATTCGGGCTTTCAATAATGACAAACCTTACGATCAGTTTCTGAAAGAGCAGCTGGCCGGTGATGAGATGGTCAAACCGCCTTATCATAAACTAAGCCCGGAAGAGATGGAAAAACTGGTCGCTACCGGTTTTCTCCGGATGGCCCCTGATGGAACAGGCAGCAACCCCGCTGAAAAAGAAGTCGCTAAAAATCAGGTCATTATTGACACGGTTGATATCGTTTCGTCGTCGATTCTGGGTATGACGATTGCCTGTGCCCAGTGTCACGATCACAAATATGATCCGATTCCCCAGAATGATTACTATCGGTTCCGGGCCATCTTCGAACCGGCCCTCGACTGGAAAAGCTGGCGGACTCCCGTCTCCCGGCGGATTTCGATCATGTCGGATGAAGACCGCAAGGTCGCCAATGAACTGGAAGCTGAAGCAAAGAAAGTTCTCGCAGAACGCTCGGAACTGGTCAAAAAGTTTATCGACCGGACTCTGGAACGCGAGCTGATGGATGTGCCGGAAGACAAGCGGGACGCGATGCGAACTGCTTATAAAACTTCAGGCAAGGAACGCAGCAAAGAGCAGGTGGCCATGCTCAAAGAGTATCCCCGCATCAACAGACTCTCTGCCGGTTCGCTGTATCTTTACGATCGCACCCTGCAGGAGCAGTCGGGCAAAGCCGCTCAGAAAGCCAAAGAACTGGCCAAAACGCTGGTTGAAAAAATAGAAAAAGAAACGCTGGAAAAAATACCGACTGATAAGAAAGCACTGGCACTGGCTGCGAAAAAAGCAGAAGTCAAAAACCGGACGGAAGCACAGAAACAGCTTCTGGCCGAATTCCCGGCGTTACTCGTTTCCGTTTCGAATCTGGAAAAGTTCGACCCCAAAGGTGCTGCCGAGATCAAGCATCTCAAAGAAGAATCCAAGCGACTGTCTGAGCTCAAAACAACAAAAATCCTGACCGAATACAGTAACAAAGCAACAGCGATTCGAGATAAAAAGCCAAAAGAAGAATTCATCCGCGTGTTGACAGAAGTCCCGGGAAAAGTCCCGAAAACATTCTTCTTCAACCGGGGAGACTTTGAACAACCCAAACATGAACTGCAACCCGCCGGCCTGACCGTGATTAAATCCAACCTGAAAAAGCCGGTTGAGATTCCATCGGTCAACAAAGACATTCCGACAACCGGACGTCGTCTGGCGTATGCCAACTACATCACCAACGGTCAGCATCCGTTGACGGCACGCGTGTTTGTCAACCGCCTCTGGCTGCATCACTTTGGTAAAGGCATCGTGGCTTCCCCCACTGATTTCGGAAAACTGGGGATTCCGCCAACCCACCTGGAATTGCTGGACTGGCTGGCGAACGATTTTGTAACTAACGGCTGGAAAATCAAACGCATGCATAAAATGCTGATGACTTCCACTGCCTACATGCAGAGTTCACAACGTTCCGACGATTACGATGTCGCCGATCCCGATAATCTGTTGTATGGACATATGCCTGTACGTCGTCTGGAAGCCGAAACCATCCGCGACTCCATTATCGCGGTCACCGGTAAACTCAAAACCGAACTGTACGGCGAACCGGTTCCCGTCAAGGAAGATGAAGTTGGCCAGATCGTCGTGGGGCTTGCCAATGTGGATTCGGCGGGGCGACAGAAAAAAAATCTGAAGATGGATGACCGCAAGTTCCGTCGCAGTATTTACGTGACGGTCAGCCGCAGCAAACCACTGGCTGTGCTCGATATGTTCGACGCACCCAAGATGGAACCGAACTGTGAGAAACGTTCTTCCTCTACCGTCGCGCCCCAGTCACTGTTGATGATGAACAGCGCCTTCATGGTGGAAAATGCAGAACTGTTCGCAGAACGTCTGCTGAAAGAAAAAGCCGGTAACAAAGCAGAGCAGGTCAAGCTGGCCTGGATTCTGACCTTCGGTAAAGAACCCTCGGCTGAAGAAGTTCAACAGTCTGTCGACTTTATTGATTCACAACTGCCTCAATTTAAAGATAACAAAAACGCTGCAGGCAAAACTCCTGAGCAACTCGCACTGGCAACATTCTGCCAGGCGTTACTCAGCAGTAACGCCTTCCTGTATGTCGACTGA
- a CDS encoding RidA family protein: MKYLTKLLIAVFLLGVTGVAKAEVSYYKPSSKTGASLCVVVRDDVLAHTSQILPLNIKGGMITPTGAGDQTALVLKNLDYLLKKVDCSLNKLVKLNIYVAREELVAEVQQRLTQELELIAQPACTYVVTKLPDPKALVAMDAVAATESSSKLTETKVFNDAPSGFRVALLPAGRTAYISGQAVKADTVSEAAILTMKELFQTLEYLGAKPKNIVHIKAFMTPMSQANEVNEMIDGIFPEERRPPVTLVEWFSSLPIEIEMIVAMPEEPPASRPAETVTYKTPTGMKASPVYSRVAIAEVSDRIYVSGITSKEPGDYSTRIHSVFNQLKTIVGEAGSDMQHLAKATYYVSEDGISGDFGKIRTEYYNPKRPPAASKATVKSVGVPNRILVLDMIAIPAK, translated from the coding sequence ATGAAATATCTGACAAAATTACTGATCGCCGTTTTTCTTTTGGGAGTGACTGGCGTGGCAAAAGCGGAAGTCTCGTATTACAAACCTTCTTCCAAAACCGGGGCTTCACTGTGTGTTGTTGTGAGAGATGATGTCCTGGCGCATACTTCGCAAATTCTGCCTTTAAATATAAAGGGGGGGATGATTACCCCGACCGGAGCCGGCGATCAGACGGCGCTCGTATTGAAAAATCTGGATTATCTGCTGAAAAAGGTAGACTGCTCGCTGAATAAGCTGGTGAAGCTGAATATCTATGTCGCCCGTGAAGAACTGGTCGCGGAAGTGCAACAACGGCTGACACAAGAACTGGAACTGATCGCACAACCGGCGTGCACCTATGTCGTGACAAAACTGCCCGATCCCAAAGCCCTCGTAGCAATGGATGCAGTCGCGGCGACCGAGTCGTCCAGTAAGCTGACAGAAACCAAAGTATTCAACGATGCTCCCTCCGGATTTCGTGTCGCACTGTTACCTGCAGGTCGCACAGCTTATATTTCCGGCCAGGCTGTCAAAGCCGACACGGTATCGGAAGCCGCCATACTGACAATGAAAGAGCTGTTCCAGACGCTGGAATACCTGGGAGCGAAGCCAAAGAACATCGTGCACATCAAAGCCTTCATGACTCCCATGAGCCAGGCTAATGAAGTCAATGAGATGATTGACGGCATCTTCCCCGAAGAACGCAGGCCGCCGGTCACGCTGGTCGAATGGTTTTCGTCGCTGCCCATCGAAATTGAAATGATCGTCGCGATGCCTGAAGAGCCCCCCGCGTCCCGTCCTGCAGAAACGGTCACATATAAAACCCCGACCGGTATGAAAGCATCCCCTGTGTACAGCCGGGTCGCGATCGCTGAAGTCAGTGACCGGATTTATGTTTCAGGTATTACTTCGAAAGAACCAGGCGACTACTCCACCCGGATTCACAGCGTTTTCAATCAACTGAAGACGATCGTGGGTGAAGCGGGCAGCGATATGCAGCATCTGGCGAAAGCAACCTATTATGTTTCTGAGGATGGCATCAGTGGTGACTTCGGTAAGATCCGTACTGAATACTATAATCCGAAGCGACCGCCGGCTGCCTCAAAAGCAACCGTCAAAAGCGTAGGTGTGCCCAATCGGATACTGGTACTGGATATGATTGCGATACCAGCGAAATAA